In Haloterrigena turkmenica DSM 5511, a single genomic region encodes these proteins:
- a CDS encoding DUF7124 domain-containing protein, with protein sequence MTDRIDLDDLETGAEEDETESGNRGDWLWRDDGAAEPADEPDSPAAGTTEGTADAEPATETEDDGAETDEPDRTPAPHVPETGESTPVGIPTEGTGSSGGASSAPTDSTAGASDRRTESMHPMGAAPSDASSAADTTEPASGPHGGDADEMTTAITYGALRRLEHPAAVVADAAGWSDWVGIVGSVPAHVIQKFQRDRGIDVDFFNGTGTGPGERLAEIDRNSMFFADRMVVVGLAGEDEPIAETADWEFVPLETAAEKADWALADDAS encoded by the coding sequence ATGACTGACCGGATCGACCTCGACGACCTCGAGACCGGCGCTGAGGAGGACGAGACGGAGTCGGGGAACCGCGGCGACTGGCTGTGGCGCGACGACGGAGCGGCGGAGCCGGCGGACGAACCCGATTCGCCAGCGGCGGGGACGACGGAGGGGACGGCGGACGCAGAGCCGGCGACCGAAACCGAGGATGACGGCGCGGAGACGGACGAACCGGACCGCACACCGGCCCCACACGTCCCCGAGACGGGCGAGAGCACGCCCGTCGGGATTCCGACCGAGGGCACCGGATCGAGCGGCGGCGCCTCGAGCGCGCCGACGGATTCGACGGCGGGAGCGAGCGACCGCAGAACCGAGTCGATGCACCCGATGGGTGCGGCGCCGTCGGACGCGTCGAGCGCAGCGGATACGACCGAACCGGCATCGGGCCCCCACGGCGGTGATGCCGACGAGATGACGACCGCCATCACCTACGGCGCGCTCCGCCGACTCGAGCACCCGGCGGCGGTCGTGGCGGACGCCGCCGGTTGGAGCGACTGGGTCGGCATCGTCGGCAGCGTGCCCGCCCACGTGATCCAGAAGTTCCAGCGCGACCGCGGAATCGACGTCGACTTCTTCAACGGCACCGGAACCGGTCCCGGCGAGCGCCTCGCCGAGATCGACCGCAACTCGATGTTCTTCGCCGATCGCATGGTCGTCGTCGGACTCGCAGGCGAGGACGAACCCATCGCCGAGACGGCCGACTGGGAGTTCGTGCCCCTCGAGACGGCGGCCGAGAAAGCGGACTGGGCGCTCGCGGACGACGCGTCGTGA
- a CDS encoding aldehyde ferredoxin oxidoreductase family protein yields the protein MAREQQARVLRVDLSARTVTSEPIPDAWLERYVGGKGLGARYLYEELEAGTEPLSPANVLAFVVGPVSGLTPGEPRYAAITKSPLTGTFLDSYSGGEFAARLAGSLEDHLAVLVTGRADEPVVLSVDGGDATIESAAELRGADAAETCAAFPDAGVACIGPAGEHEVQYATIAADGGDHHAGRGGAGAVMGSKNLKAVVARGNPPTGLEALRERYERRFAESDEGRWQSASETLETIDVADAVGVLPTRGWQERRFDGADDLGIEAVRERSHGREREDDAVAGGFRVDTNEGESVPRGAAPIVLGAGLGIDDFDAVATLGAVCDKLAVDVISAGNAVAWAVRASQEGLLERDLSFGDEDAAQDVIREIATRETPLGDALADGIDAAAAAFGGEDLIPTVKGMDYSSYDPRGAETMALAYATSDRGACHRRARPVESEAVGRAWPDDRARVAAVAGEQNRRAVLWSLIADDFLEDALSEDLGAEWLAAVGYDVGRADLATAGERIWTLIRLFNVREGFSREDDALPDALLEPRADADDGSDGDASGDGLDPDRFDALLERYYRYRGWDSEGRPTRETIERLGLADVVDDATPIPEGDDPASGSETDPPAEVSDDD from the coding sequence ATGGCACGTGAGCAGCAGGCGCGCGTCCTTCGGGTCGATCTCTCCGCGCGGACCGTCACCAGCGAGCCGATTCCGGACGCGTGGCTCGAGCGGTACGTCGGCGGGAAGGGCCTCGGCGCGCGGTACCTCTACGAGGAACTCGAGGCGGGGACCGAGCCGCTGTCGCCCGCGAACGTGCTGGCGTTCGTCGTCGGTCCGGTATCGGGGCTGACCCCCGGCGAGCCGCGGTACGCGGCGATCACGAAGTCGCCGCTGACGGGGACCTTCCTCGACTCGTACAGCGGCGGCGAGTTCGCGGCGCGGTTAGCGGGGTCGCTCGAGGACCACCTCGCCGTTCTCGTCACGGGTCGGGCCGACGAGCCCGTCGTCCTCTCGGTCGACGGCGGGGACGCGACGATCGAATCGGCGGCGGAGCTTCGGGGTGCGGATGCCGCGGAGACCTGCGCGGCGTTTCCCGACGCCGGAGTCGCCTGTATCGGCCCGGCGGGGGAGCACGAAGTCCAGTACGCGACCATCGCCGCCGACGGCGGGGACCATCACGCCGGCCGGGGCGGCGCCGGCGCGGTGATGGGCTCGAAGAACCTGAAGGCCGTCGTCGCGCGCGGCAACCCGCCGACCGGACTCGAGGCCCTCCGCGAGCGCTACGAACGCCGCTTCGCCGAGAGCGACGAGGGCCGGTGGCAGTCGGCCAGCGAGACCCTCGAGACGATCGACGTCGCGGACGCGGTCGGCGTGCTCCCGACGCGGGGCTGGCAGGAGCGGCGGTTCGACGGTGCCGACGACCTCGGCATCGAGGCGGTCCGCGAGCGGTCACACGGGCGCGAGCGCGAGGACGATGCCGTCGCCGGCGGCTTCCGTGTCGATACCAACGAGGGGGAGTCGGTCCCGCGAGGCGCCGCGCCGATCGTCCTCGGAGCCGGTCTCGGAATCGACGACTTCGACGCCGTCGCGACGCTGGGCGCGGTCTGCGACAAGCTCGCCGTGGACGTCATTAGCGCCGGCAATGCTGTCGCGTGGGCCGTCCGAGCGAGCCAGGAGGGGCTGCTCGAGCGCGACCTCTCCTTTGGCGACGAGGACGCCGCGCAGGACGTGATCCGCGAGATCGCGACCCGCGAGACGCCGCTGGGCGACGCGCTGGCCGACGGGATCGACGCCGCGGCCGCCGCGTTCGGTGGCGAGGACCTCATCCCGACGGTCAAGGGGATGGACTACTCGTCGTACGACCCCCGCGGCGCCGAGACGATGGCGCTGGCCTACGCGACCAGCGACCGCGGCGCCTGCCACCGCCGCGCCCGCCCCGTCGAGTCCGAGGCCGTCGGCCGCGCCTGGCCCGACGACCGCGCCCGCGTCGCCGCCGTCGCGGGCGAGCAAAACCGCCGGGCCGTCCTCTGGAGCCTGATCGCGGACGACTTCCTCGAGGACGCCCTCTCCGAGGACCTCGGCGCCGAGTGGCTCGCCGCGGTCGGCTACGACGTCGGCCGCGCCGACCTCGCGACCGCCGGCGAGCGGATCTGGACCCTGATCCGGCTGTTCAACGTCCGCGAGGGCTTCTCCCGCGAGGACGACGCCTTGCCCGACGCCCTGCTCGAGCCCCGAGCCGACGCGGACGACGGGAGCGACGGCGACGCGAGCGGCGACGGCCTCGATCCCGACCGGTTCGACGCGCTGCTCGAGCGCTACTACCGGTATCGCGGCTGGGACTCGGAGGGCCGACCGACTCGGGAGACGATCGAACGGCTCGGCCTCGCGGACGTCGTCGACGACGCGACGCCGATTCCTGAGGGAGACGATCCGGCGTCCGGCAGCGAAACGGACCCTCCAGCGGAGGTGAGCGACGATGACTGA
- a CDS encoding zinc-dependent alcohol dehydrogenase family protein, protein MRAAVIEEHGEPLAIEDVAYPEPKPDQVIVETEACGVCRSDWHAWQGDWSWIGAGVPEGQILGHEPAGVVSEVGEDIETLAVGDRVAVPFHLGDGSCPHCREGRANNCETVLPLGLSEYSQGAFAEAFPVREADFNCVKLPETVEYDEMAGLGCRFMTAYHALADRADLRPGDWVAVHGCGGVGLSAIHIANALGAHPIAIDLVDHKLERAEALGARETIDVTAVDSAAREVKAITDGGADVSIDALGVAETCTNSVNSLGTRGSHVQVGLTTGEEAGQIELPVDVMTMQEIDFHGSFGMPLVRYEELFKLIAQGTLEPSKIIGERLSLDELPETLASMDDYETVGIPVVTEF, encoded by the coding sequence ATGCGAGCAGCCGTCATCGAAGAACACGGAGAGCCGCTGGCGATCGAGGACGTCGCGTATCCGGAGCCGAAGCCGGATCAGGTGATCGTCGAGACGGAGGCCTGCGGGGTCTGTCGCAGCGACTGGCACGCCTGGCAGGGCGACTGGAGCTGGATCGGCGCGGGGGTCCCGGAGGGACAGATCCTCGGCCACGAGCCTGCCGGCGTCGTCTCCGAGGTCGGCGAAGACATCGAGACCCTCGCGGTCGGCGACCGGGTCGCCGTCCCGTTCCATCTCGGCGACGGGAGCTGTCCGCACTGCCGCGAGGGGCGGGCGAACAACTGTGAGACGGTGCTTCCGCTCGGACTGTCGGAGTACTCCCAGGGAGCCTTCGCGGAGGCGTTCCCGGTCCGAGAAGCCGACTTCAACTGCGTCAAACTGCCCGAAACCGTCGAGTACGACGAGATGGCGGGTCTCGGCTGCCGCTTCATGACCGCCTACCACGCGCTGGCCGACCGCGCCGACCTCCGCCCCGGCGACTGGGTCGCCGTCCACGGCTGCGGCGGCGTCGGCCTCTCCGCGATCCACATCGCGAACGCGCTGGGCGCCCATCCGATCGCGATCGACCTCGTCGACCACAAACTCGAGCGCGCCGAGGCGCTCGGCGCTCGCGAGACGATCGACGTGACCGCGGTCGACAGCGCGGCCCGGGAGGTCAAGGCCATCACCGACGGCGGCGCCGACGTCTCCATCGACGCGTTAGGCGTCGCCGAGACCTGCACGAACTCGGTCAACAGCCTCGGCACGCGGGGCAGCCACGTCCAGGTCGGACTCACGACCGGCGAGGAGGCGGGGCAGATCGAACTGCCCGTCGACGTCATGACGATGCAGGAGATCGACTTCCACGGCTCCTTCGGCATGCCGCTGGTCCGCTACGAGGAACTGTTCAAGCTGATCGCGCAGGGGACCCTCGAGCCGAGCAAGATTATCGGGGAACGGCTCTCGCTCGACGAGCTGCCGGAGACGCTGGCCTCGATGGACGACTACGAGACGGTCGGCATTCCGGTCGTCACCGAGTTCTGA
- a CDS encoding Gfo/Idh/MocA family protein, whose protein sequence is MHENELEAPLRLGIVGLGYIGTTVGGQFHRHGDATVQALCDLDTERLTEVGTAFDVPDAERYADYATMLEDAPLDAVLVGTPHTLHYEQVVAALEAGCHVYCDKPLTTDLERARDLADRAEQSSETLMVGYQRHLQTAFRTARERFDDASPNWLTASITQDWIDDSQGTWRLDPDLSGGGFLYDTGSHVLDGVLWATGLEPGSVAASMDFHDDAERVDSRAHLDVRFAGGATGTFSFNGDAPSVREHVHVWDDDGAVYLEGRQWGSRTVTEIDADAGEYDPYIDARAERTRAEAFLESVRTGAEPPATARDALRVTALTEAAYEAARTGDRIDVPTAAE, encoded by the coding sequence ATGCACGAGAACGAACTCGAGGCGCCGCTTCGGCTCGGAATCGTCGGGCTCGGCTACATCGGAACGACCGTCGGTGGGCAGTTTCACCGGCACGGCGACGCGACCGTGCAGGCGCTCTGTGACCTCGATACGGAACGGCTCACGGAAGTCGGCACCGCGTTCGACGTCCCCGACGCCGAGCGGTACGCCGACTACGCGACGATGCTCGAGGACGCCCCGTTGGACGCCGTCCTCGTCGGCACGCCCCACACGCTCCACTACGAACAGGTCGTCGCGGCCCTCGAGGCCGGCTGTCACGTCTACTGTGACAAGCCCCTCACCACCGACCTCGAGCGCGCACGCGACCTCGCGGATCGAGCCGAGCAGTCTTCGGAGACGCTGATGGTCGGCTATCAGCGTCACCTCCAGACGGCGTTTCGGACCGCCAGGGAGCGGTTCGACGACGCGTCACCGAACTGGCTGACCGCGTCGATCACCCAGGACTGGATCGACGACTCACAGGGGACCTGGCGGCTCGATCCCGACCTCTCGGGCGGCGGCTTCCTCTACGACACCGGGAGCCACGTCCTCGACGGCGTCCTCTGGGCGACCGGCCTCGAACCCGGGTCCGTCGCGGCGAGCATGGACTTCCACGACGACGCGGAGCGAGTCGACAGCCGGGCGCACCTCGACGTCCGGTTCGCCGGCGGCGCCACGGGGACCTTCTCCTTCAACGGCGACGCCCCCTCGGTCCGCGAACACGTCCACGTCTGGGACGACGACGGCGCCGTCTACCTCGAGGGACGCCAGTGGGGCTCGCGCACCGTCACCGAAATCGATGCCGACGCGGGCGAGTACGACCCCTACATCGACGCCCGTGCCGAGCGGACCCGCGCCGAGGCCTTCCTCGAGAGCGTCCGGACCGGTGCCGAACCGCCGGCGACGGCCCGGGACGCCCTCCGGGTGACTGCGCTGACGGAAGCGGCCTACGAGGCGGCCCGAACCGGGGATCGAATCGACGTGCCCACCGCCGCGGAGTGA
- the gvpM gene encoding gas vesicle protein GvpM, protein MRPRKDEETLVDVLDVLLMEGAVLRADVIVSVAGIPLIGVKLTAAIAGMETMNEYGLFEEWDVERRQTSITRRQHKKKRNRKRAPNELERLTVGSTPEGERSRDRDRGDESSRDRAEERSRGDDGEQSRTENDERSDGDAPE, encoded by the coding sequence ATGAGACCGCGAAAGGACGAAGAGACGCTCGTCGACGTGCTCGACGTGCTGCTCATGGAGGGCGCCGTCCTCCGTGCGGACGTGATCGTCTCGGTCGCTGGGATTCCGCTGATCGGCGTCAAGCTCACCGCGGCCATCGCCGGAATGGAGACGATGAACGAGTACGGCCTCTTCGAGGAGTGGGACGTCGAACGACGGCAGACGTCGATCACTCGCCGTCAGCACAAGAAGAAACGGAACCGGAAGCGGGCGCCGAACGAACTCGAGCGGCTCACGGTCGGATCGACGCCGGAGGGCGAGCGTTCTCGCGACCGCGATCGCGGCGACGAATCGTCTCGAGACCGCGCCGAGGAACGGTCTCGAGGGGACGACGGCGAGCAGTCCCGAACGGAGAACGACGAGCGATCGGACGGAGACGCTCCCGAGTAG
- the gvpL gene encoding gas vesicle protein GvpL has protein sequence MSSERSDERLEDIADAESIDDLEGVEEFEDLEEAVDEAVPEIDDGRYLYCIVRADEGATFEATGVDGEPVSIAVADGIGAVVHETDGIYDSADLAQVRRWLVRHQTVVDEAAQEFGTPIPFQFDTILRGGDEGVREWLREESDTLDRALSGLAGHWEYRVEVVEIDPIDDEALIERDDRLQELADQIDDSGSGTSFLLEKKLEQRLTELRAARRESITADLQDRLADAAREVHSLERSPTASLSDDIADGADERDGETLCRLTLLAHEDEEEAIGSILDDVAENDGFEVRFTGPWPPYTFAPELGGDESTDTQPHP, from the coding sequence GTGAGCTCCGAACGGTCCGACGAACGGCTCGAGGACATCGCCGACGCCGAGAGCATCGACGATCTCGAGGGCGTCGAGGAGTTCGAGGATCTCGAGGAGGCCGTCGACGAGGCGGTTCCCGAGATCGACGACGGGCGATACCTCTACTGTATCGTCCGAGCCGACGAGGGCGCGACGTTCGAAGCGACCGGCGTCGACGGCGAACCCGTCTCGATTGCGGTTGCCGACGGCATCGGCGCGGTCGTCCACGAGACCGACGGGATCTACGACTCGGCCGATCTCGCGCAGGTTCGGCGCTGGCTCGTCCGCCACCAGACGGTCGTCGACGAGGCCGCCCAGGAGTTCGGGACGCCGATCCCGTTCCAGTTCGACACGATCCTGCGGGGCGGCGACGAGGGCGTCCGCGAGTGGCTCCGCGAGGAGTCCGACACGCTCGACCGCGCGCTCTCGGGGCTGGCGGGCCACTGGGAGTACCGCGTCGAGGTCGTCGAGATCGACCCCATCGACGACGAGGCGCTGATCGAACGGGACGACCGCCTACAGGAACTCGCCGACCAGATCGACGACTCCGGGTCGGGAACGTCGTTCCTGCTCGAGAAGAAACTCGAGCAGCGCCTGACCGAACTGCGAGCGGCCCGCCGCGAGTCGATCACGGCCGATTTACAGGACCGACTCGCGGACGCCGCGCGGGAAGTCCACAGCCTCGAGCGGTCGCCGACGGCGTCGCTGTCCGACGACATCGCCGACGGGGCCGACGAACGCGACGGAGAAACGCTCTGTCGACTGACGCTGCTCGCCCACGAGGACGAGGAGGAGGCGATCGGCTCGATCCTCGACGACGTGGCGGAAAACGACGGTTTCGAGGTCAGGTTCACTGGGCCGTGGCCGCCGTACACGTTCGCGCCGGAACTGGGCGGCGACGAATCGACCGATACCCAGCCACACCCATGA
- a CDS encoding gas vesicle protein K has translation MTQIDVGDGEDARQGLVTLVVTVVEILMDALEREAVRRMESGNLADEEIERLGEQLATIEAEIEQLKEDEGIEDGVDDLRGDLNGLVNDAIEQLHGEPRATNKPGYSVLGGDEE, from the coding sequence GTGACGCAGATCGACGTCGGCGACGGCGAGGACGCGCGCCAGGGACTGGTCACGCTCGTCGTCACCGTCGTGGAGATCCTGATGGACGCCTTGGAGCGCGAAGCCGTGCGTCGCATGGAGTCCGGGAACCTCGCCGACGAGGAGATCGAACGGCTCGGCGAACAGCTCGCGACGATCGAGGCGGAGATCGAGCAGCTCAAGGAAGATGAGGGGATCGAGGACGGCGTCGACGACCTGCGCGGCGACCTGAACGGGCTGGTCAACGACGCGATCGAACAGCTCCACGGCGAACCGCGAGCCACGAATAAACCCGGCTACTCCGTGCTCGGAGGTGACGAGGAGTGA
- the gvpJ gene encoding gas vesicle protein GvpJ: protein MIAVVDDFQPSRQKADLAEVVEMLLDKGIVINADIAVSIGDTQLLGVQVRAAIASFETAAKYGLEFPEGTDMRRVAAAVDDPEIAEMDRPNPVIDPTRGVNATADERSEDESDASDEANDDSSDDGAKSYEMPDRGASHLGARPNPNRPTSGGYDLLSDDSDSDGDGENETDSDGDEDAETTENGDGEEAEAEATNTEGDS from the coding sequence GTGATCGCCGTGGTGGATGACTTCCAGCCCAGCCGGCAGAAGGCCGATCTCGCGGAGGTCGTCGAGATGCTGCTCGACAAGGGGATCGTCATCAACGCCGACATCGCCGTCTCGATCGGCGACACGCAACTGCTCGGCGTGCAGGTCCGGGCCGCTATTGCCTCTTTCGAGACCGCGGCCAAGTACGGCCTCGAGTTCCCCGAAGGCACCGACATGCGCCGCGTCGCGGCGGCGGTTGACGACCCGGAAATCGCCGAGATGGACCGACCGAATCCGGTGATCGATCCCACGCGGGGCGTTAACGCCACCGCCGACGAGCGGTCCGAAGACGAGAGTGACGCGTCGGACGAGGCGAACGACGACTCGAGCGACGACGGCGCGAAGAGCTACGAGATGCCCGATCGCGGCGCCTCCCACCTCGGCGCGCGGCCGAATCCGAACCGGCCGACCAGCGGCGGGTACGATCTGCTCAGTGACGACTCCGATTCCGACGGTGACGGTGAGAACGAGACTGACTCCGACGGCGACGAGGACGCCGAAACGACCGAGAACGGCGACGGAGAGGAGGCCGAAGCGGAAGCGACGAACACGGAGGGAGACTCGTGA
- a CDS encoding Hsp20/alpha crystallin family protein, whose translation MSPDDHTPEDRRDESSDDQGHWLTSLLSALEWLDEASRSGQRRGDRTTIDYDVSIRTGDALTDRLGDDRSPFADANDRDEFDRDRDVDRNRPRTRRYRPDSSSGSTAPSSDHLLTTREGEDELLVTADVAGADPDDVTVGFDGATLVVGVAGRELDRIDVPWRERTAEATIKNGVLSVWIEPNSSPEPDEKAPTETETETETTEPTTDAESETEDDDE comes from the coding sequence ATGTCACCAGACGACCACACACCCGAGGACCGACGCGACGAATCGAGCGACGATCAGGGCCACTGGCTCACCAGCCTGCTGTCGGCCCTCGAGTGGCTGGACGAAGCCTCCCGGTCCGGTCAGCGCCGCGGCGATCGAACGACCATCGACTACGACGTCTCGATCCGGACCGGCGACGCGCTCACCGATCGGCTGGGGGACGACCGGAGCCCGTTCGCCGACGCGAACGATCGCGATGAGTTCGACCGCGACCGAGACGTCGACCGGAATCGACCGCGAACGCGCCGGTACCGGCCCGACTCCTCGAGCGGGTCGACCGCGCCCTCGAGCGACCACCTCCTGACGACGCGGGAGGGCGAGGACGAACTGCTCGTCACCGCCGACGTGGCTGGCGCCGATCCGGACGACGTCACCGTCGGCTTCGACGGCGCGACCCTTGTCGTCGGCGTCGCGGGACGCGAACTCGATCGGATCGACGTCCCGTGGCGCGAGCGAACGGCCGAGGCGACGATCAAAAACGGCGTGCTCTCCGTTTGGATCGAACCGAACTCGAGTCCAGAACCGGACGAGAAAGCGCCGACGGAGACCGAGACTGAGACTGAGACGACCGAGCCAACGACGGACGCGGAGTCCGAGACGGAGGACGACGATGAGTGA
- the gvpF gene encoding gas vesicle protein GvpF yields MFILDDLLIRPFVGIVDTLHTMALSEMYDIEALEAELKENQLLYELGERSEEEYRRRKDELEEEIEIARDVHERLASGRVEVKR; encoded by the coding sequence ATGTTCATCCTCGACGACCTCCTGATCCGACCGTTCGTCGGCATCGTGGACACGCTGCACACGATGGCGCTGAGTGAGATGTACGACATCGAGGCACTCGAGGCCGAACTCAAGGAGAACCAGTTGCTGTACGAACTCGGCGAACGCTCCGAGGAGGAGTACCGGCGCCGCAAGGACGAACTCGAGGAGGAGATCGAGATCGCCCGCGACGTCCACGAGCGACTCGCGAGCGGCCGCGTAGAGGTGAAACGCTGA
- a CDS encoding GvpL/GvpF family gas vesicle protein: MTHRYVYGVMNDDPVEFETDAVGGADRVYTVSHRRLNAVVSDIDTTDPEETDEDAQRHDDVLREIMNRDGGRTIVPMQFGMAFENDRALKNVLRGARPAFRRAINDIEGREELGLKIVREEDAEVDTDALEEAVADELESIAAQSVPNDLFSDRLVLNRSYLVDRDEREAFDEAIADLEDEYDDLMFRYTGPFAPYSFVDVKIGAQQ, translated from the coding sequence ATGACCCACCGATACGTCTACGGCGTGATGAACGACGATCCCGTCGAGTTCGAGACCGACGCCGTCGGCGGCGCCGACCGCGTCTACACGGTTTCGCATCGACGGCTCAACGCCGTCGTCTCCGATATCGACACGACCGATCCCGAGGAGACCGACGAGGACGCCCAGCGACACGACGACGTCCTCCGGGAGATCATGAACCGCGACGGCGGCCGAACGATCGTGCCGATGCAGTTCGGGATGGCCTTCGAGAACGACCGGGCGCTCAAGAACGTCCTCCGCGGCGCCAGACCGGCGTTCCGGCGCGCGATCAACGACATCGAGGGCCGCGAAGAACTCGGCCTCAAGATCGTCCGCGAGGAGGACGCCGAGGTCGACACCGATGCGCTCGAAGAAGCCGTCGCGGACGAACTCGAGTCGATCGCCGCGCAATCGGTTCCCAACGACCTGTTCAGCGATCGACTCGTGCTCAATCGCTCCTACCTCGTCGACCGCGACGAGCGCGAGGCGTTTGACGAGGCGATCGCCGACCTCGAGGACGAGTACGACGATCTCATGTTTCGGTACACGGGGCCGTTCGCACCGTACAGCTTCGTCGACGTCAAGATCGGCGCCCAACAGTAA